From the Ctenopharyngodon idella isolate HZGC_01 chromosome 3, HZGC01, whole genome shotgun sequence genome, one window contains:
- the LOC127509924 gene encoding H-2 class I histocompatibility antigen, Q10 alpha chain-like isoform X1 — MGLCVQLEQAQQDVSAALNYFIKRITSFEKHSLYYIYTGLSKPVNLPGIYEFTAVGLLDDTQIDYYNSEERRMIPTQSWMKEKLPEDYWEKSTQSRESKEQWFNVNVPIMMDRMRHNKSDLHVLQWRVGCEVEQQGDEVKFLKGIDEFSYDGEDFLSFDDKEAQWVAPVDAALPAKRKWDNVPILNQYTKGYLEKECVDWLNKFREYGDEKLRKTSPPDVHMFAKRYIKYKTRLKLTCMATGFYHKDLKMTIRKYNTSLPEHETKSTGIRPNHDGSFQMRNNLEIKEGDERAVYYCLVSHRSFKEPIINIWDGKCWDCLPETPTGAVIGAGIGAVIGAGIGAGIGAVIGAGIEAVIEAVIGAGLGAGIGAGIGAGIGVVLVLAFFGLVVFKRINGPESRKRISNINVSSSREDLNSLVIIFRQIPAEKMVSVPEQLLQILDDLDSYNLKRFKWYLKQRGLVSASLLENADNIDIVDQMVNSFEQNGALEHTVDILKMMNQNQLAEKLTKNYKVLK; from the exons ATGGGACTTTGCGTTCAGCTCGAGCAG GCTCAACAGGATGTTTCAGCAGCCTTAAATTACTTTATCAAAAGAATAACATCTTTCG AGAAACACTCGCTGTATTACATTTACACGGGCTTGTCTAAACCTGTGAATCTGCCGGGCATCTATGAATTCACTGCTGTGGGTCTGCTGGACGACACACAGATCGACTATTACAATAGTGAAGAAAGGAGGATGATTCCCACACAGTCCTGGATGAAAGAGAAACTGCCGGAGGATTACTGGGAAAAAAGCACTCAGTCCAGAGAGAGTAAAGAACAGTGGTTTAATGTGAACGTCCCCATTATGATGGACCGAATGAGACACAATAAATCAG ATCTTCATGTTCTTCAGTGGAGAGTTGGTTGTGAAGTTGAGCAGCAGGGAGATGAAGTGAAGTTTCTCAAAGGCATTGATGAGTTCAGTTATGATGGAGAGGACTTCTTGTCTTTTGATGATAAAGAGGCTCAATGGGTCGCTCCAGTTGATGCAGCTCTACCAGCCAAGAGAAAATGGGACAATGTGCCGATCCTAAACCAATACACCAAAGGATACCTGGAGAAAGAGTGTGTGGACTGGCTCAACAAATTCAGAGAATATGGAGACGAGAAGCTCAGAAAAACCT CTCCTCCAGATGTTCATATGTTTGCAAAAAGGTATATCAAGTACAAAACCAGGCTGAAACTCACCTGCATGGCAACTGGCTTCTACCACAAAGACCTGAAGATGACCATTAGGAAATATAACACATCTCTGCCTGAACATGAGACCAAATCCACAGGAATCAGACCAAACCATGATGGATCTTTCCAGATGAGGAACAATCTGGAGATCAAGGAGGGGGATGAAAGAGCAGTATATTATTGTTTGGTGTCCCACAGATCCTTCAAAGAACCAATTATCAACATATGGG ATGGAAAATGCTGGGACTGCCTGCCAGAGACTCCCACTGGAGCAGTGATTGGAGCAGGGATTGGAGCAGTGATTGGAGCAGGGATTGGAGCAGGGATTGGAGCAGTGATTGGAGCAGGGATTGAAGCAGTGATTGAAGCAGTGATTGGAGCAGGGCTTGGAGCAGGGATTGGAGCAGGGATTGGAGCAGGGATTGGAGTTGTGCTTGTGCTGGCATTTTTTGGTTTAGTGGTTTTCAAAAGGATTAATG GTCCAGAAAGCAGAAAGAGAATATCAAACATCAATGTGAGTAGCTCTCGGGAGGATCTTAACTCACTGGTAATTATATTCAGACAG ATCCCTGCAGAGAAGATGGTATCTGTTCCAGAGCAGCTTCTGCAAATCCTGGATGATTTGGACAGTTACAATCTAAAGAGGTTCAAGTGGTATTTGAAACAACGTGGGTTAGTTTCAGCCTCTCTCCTTGAGAATGCAGATAACATTGACATAGTGGATCAGATGGTGAATAGTTTTGAACAAAACGGAGCTTTGGAGCACACAGTGGACATCCTGAAGATGATGAATCAAAACCAGCTTGCTGAAAAGTTAACTAAAAACTACAAGgtattgaaatga
- the LOC127509924 gene encoding H-2 class I histocompatibility antigen, Q10 alpha chain-like isoform X3, whose protein sequence is MGTGFDRIALFCVFLLNGTLRSARAEKHSLYYIYTGLSKPVNLPGIYEFTAVGLLDDTQIDYYNSEERRMIPTQSWMKEKLPEDYWEKSTQSRESKEQWFNVNVPIMMDRMRHNKSDLHVLQWRVGCEVEQQGDEVKFLKGIDEFSYDGEDFLSFDDKEAQWVAPVDAALPAKRKWDNVPILNQYTKGYLEKECVDWLNKFREYGDEKLRKTSPPDVHMFAKRYIKYKTRLKLTCMATGFYHKDLKMTIRKYNTSLPEHETKSTGIRPNHDGSFQMRNNLEIKEGDERAVYYCLVSHRSFKEPIINIWDGKCWDCLPETPTGAVIGAGIGAVIGAGIGAGIGAVIGAGIEAVIEAVIGAGLGAGIGAGIGAGIGVVLVLAFFGLVVFKRINGPESRKRISNINVSSSREDLNSLVIIFRQIPAEKMVSVPEQLLQILDDLDSYNLKRFKWYLKQRGLVSASLLENADNIDIVDQMVNSFEQNGALEHTVDILKMMNQNQLAEKLTKNYKVLK, encoded by the exons AGAAACACTCGCTGTATTACATTTACACGGGCTTGTCTAAACCTGTGAATCTGCCGGGCATCTATGAATTCACTGCTGTGGGTCTGCTGGACGACACACAGATCGACTATTACAATAGTGAAGAAAGGAGGATGATTCCCACACAGTCCTGGATGAAAGAGAAACTGCCGGAGGATTACTGGGAAAAAAGCACTCAGTCCAGAGAGAGTAAAGAACAGTGGTTTAATGTGAACGTCCCCATTATGATGGACCGAATGAGACACAATAAATCAG ATCTTCATGTTCTTCAGTGGAGAGTTGGTTGTGAAGTTGAGCAGCAGGGAGATGAAGTGAAGTTTCTCAAAGGCATTGATGAGTTCAGTTATGATGGAGAGGACTTCTTGTCTTTTGATGATAAAGAGGCTCAATGGGTCGCTCCAGTTGATGCAGCTCTACCAGCCAAGAGAAAATGGGACAATGTGCCGATCCTAAACCAATACACCAAAGGATACCTGGAGAAAGAGTGTGTGGACTGGCTCAACAAATTCAGAGAATATGGAGACGAGAAGCTCAGAAAAACCT CTCCTCCAGATGTTCATATGTTTGCAAAAAGGTATATCAAGTACAAAACCAGGCTGAAACTCACCTGCATGGCAACTGGCTTCTACCACAAAGACCTGAAGATGACCATTAGGAAATATAACACATCTCTGCCTGAACATGAGACCAAATCCACAGGAATCAGACCAAACCATGATGGATCTTTCCAGATGAGGAACAATCTGGAGATCAAGGAGGGGGATGAAAGAGCAGTATATTATTGTTTGGTGTCCCACAGATCCTTCAAAGAACCAATTATCAACATATGGG ATGGAAAATGCTGGGACTGCCTGCCAGAGACTCCCACTGGAGCAGTGATTGGAGCAGGGATTGGAGCAGTGATTGGAGCAGGGATTGGAGCAGGGATTGGAGCAGTGATTGGAGCAGGGATTGAAGCAGTGATTGAAGCAGTGATTGGAGCAGGGCTTGGAGCAGGGATTGGAGCAGGGATTGGAGCAGGGATTGGAGTTGTGCTTGTGCTGGCATTTTTTGGTTTAGTGGTTTTCAAAAGGATTAATG GTCCAGAAAGCAGAAAGAGAATATCAAACATCAATGTGAGTAGCTCTCGGGAGGATCTTAACTCACTGGTAATTATATTCAGACAG ATCCCTGCAGAGAAGATGGTATCTGTTCCAGAGCAGCTTCTGCAAATCCTGGATGATTTGGACAGTTACAATCTAAAGAGGTTCAAGTGGTATTTGAAACAACGTGGGTTAGTTTCAGCCTCTCTCCTTGAGAATGCAGATAACATTGACATAGTGGATCAGATGGTGAATAGTTTTGAACAAAACGGAGCTTTGGAGCACACAGTGGACATCCTGAAGATGATGAATCAAAACCAGCTTGCTGAAAAGTTAACTAAAAACTACAAGgtattgaaatga
- the LOC127509924 gene encoding H-2 class I histocompatibility antigen, Q10 alpha chain-like isoform X2, producing the protein MGTGFDRIALFCVFLLNGTLRSARAEKHSLYYIYTGLSKPVNLPGIYEFTAVGLLDDTQIDYYNSEERRMIPTQSWMKEKLPEDYWEKSTQSRESKEQWFNVNVPIMMDRMRHNKSDLHVLQWRVGCEVEQQGDEVKFLKGIDEFSYDGEDFLSFDDKEAQWVAPVDAALPAKRKWDNVPILNQYTKGYLEKECVDWLNKFREYGDEKLRKTSPPDVHMFAKRYIKYKTRLKLTCMATGFYHKDLKMTIRKYNTSLPEHETKSTGIRPNHDGSFQMRNNLEIKEGDERAVYYCLVSHRSFKEPIINIWDGKCWDCLPETPTGAVIGAGIGAVIGAGIGAGIGAVIGAGIEAVIEAVIGAGLGAGIGAGIGAGIGVVLVLAFFGLVVFKRINGPESRKRISNINVSSSREDLNSLVIIFRQIPAEKMVSVPEQLLQILDDLDSYNLKRFKWYLKQRGLVSASLLENADNIDIVDQMVNSFEQNGALEHTVDILKMMNQNQLAEKLTKNYKVLK; encoded by the exons ATGGGCACGGGTTTCGACAGAATCgctctgttttgtgtttttcttcttaATGGGACTTTGCGTTCAGCTCGAGCAG AGAAACACTCGCTGTATTACATTTACACGGGCTTGTCTAAACCTGTGAATCTGCCGGGCATCTATGAATTCACTGCTGTGGGTCTGCTGGACGACACACAGATCGACTATTACAATAGTGAAGAAAGGAGGATGATTCCCACACAGTCCTGGATGAAAGAGAAACTGCCGGAGGATTACTGGGAAAAAAGCACTCAGTCCAGAGAGAGTAAAGAACAGTGGTTTAATGTGAACGTCCCCATTATGATGGACCGAATGAGACACAATAAATCAG ATCTTCATGTTCTTCAGTGGAGAGTTGGTTGTGAAGTTGAGCAGCAGGGAGATGAAGTGAAGTTTCTCAAAGGCATTGATGAGTTCAGTTATGATGGAGAGGACTTCTTGTCTTTTGATGATAAAGAGGCTCAATGGGTCGCTCCAGTTGATGCAGCTCTACCAGCCAAGAGAAAATGGGACAATGTGCCGATCCTAAACCAATACACCAAAGGATACCTGGAGAAAGAGTGTGTGGACTGGCTCAACAAATTCAGAGAATATGGAGACGAGAAGCTCAGAAAAACCT CTCCTCCAGATGTTCATATGTTTGCAAAAAGGTATATCAAGTACAAAACCAGGCTGAAACTCACCTGCATGGCAACTGGCTTCTACCACAAAGACCTGAAGATGACCATTAGGAAATATAACACATCTCTGCCTGAACATGAGACCAAATCCACAGGAATCAGACCAAACCATGATGGATCTTTCCAGATGAGGAACAATCTGGAGATCAAGGAGGGGGATGAAAGAGCAGTATATTATTGTTTGGTGTCCCACAGATCCTTCAAAGAACCAATTATCAACATATGGG ATGGAAAATGCTGGGACTGCCTGCCAGAGACTCCCACTGGAGCAGTGATTGGAGCAGGGATTGGAGCAGTGATTGGAGCAGGGATTGGAGCAGGGATTGGAGCAGTGATTGGAGCAGGGATTGAAGCAGTGATTGAAGCAGTGATTGGAGCAGGGCTTGGAGCAGGGATTGGAGCAGGGATTGGAGCAGGGATTGGAGTTGTGCTTGTGCTGGCATTTTTTGGTTTAGTGGTTTTCAAAAGGATTAATG GTCCAGAAAGCAGAAAGAGAATATCAAACATCAATGTGAGTAGCTCTCGGGAGGATCTTAACTCACTGGTAATTATATTCAGACAG ATCCCTGCAGAGAAGATGGTATCTGTTCCAGAGCAGCTTCTGCAAATCCTGGATGATTTGGACAGTTACAATCTAAAGAGGTTCAAGTGGTATTTGAAACAACGTGGGTTAGTTTCAGCCTCTCTCCTTGAGAATGCAGATAACATTGACATAGTGGATCAGATGGTGAATAGTTTTGAACAAAACGGAGCTTTGGAGCACACAGTGGACATCCTGAAGATGATGAATCAAAACCAGCTTGCTGAAAAGTTAACTAAAAACTACAAGgtattgaaatga